GCCGATTTGAACCGCGATGGGCTGCCCGATCTCATTACTTCTAATACGAACAGTAATAACATTTCAGTTTTATTAGGAAAACAGGATGGCTCGTTTAAGGAACATGTCATGTTTCCTGTGGGGAAACGACCGAGAGGGATTGCCATCGGAGACTTCAATGGCGACAAAATACCTGACATTGCAGTCAGTAATAATGAAACGGATGATCTGACCATTCTAATCGGAAAGGGAGACGGCACCTTTATCGAGGGAGAACCGATCAAACTGGACCAGCGTTCACCACTCTTTGTGAGTGCGGGCGATTTTAATCAGGATGGGCGCGTCGATCTCCTCATACTTTCCAGGTTTGATCATCTGATCCTTTATCTTGGGAATGGGGATGGCACCTTCAAGTTTTATAAAACTTTCAATGCAGATGACACACCGACGGCTTTGGTTATGGGCGATTTTAATCGGGACCAGAAGACGGACCTCGCCGTGACGAATAATGGTCCGATGAAGAGCGGGCTGGAGATTTTTTTAGGAGATGGCCAGGGGAATTTTACCCCGGGGTTCAAATATGAGGCTAAAAACTATCGTCCGCTAGCGCTGACCGTGACCGATCTGAACAACGACGGGATTCCTGATTTAATGACGGTGGATGCCATTCATCATAATGTCACGCTTTTTATTGGGAATGGAGACGGCACTTTCAAGGCAATGGAACCGATGAGTGGCGATTCGGAGCCGATCTCAATCCTCACAGATGATTTTAATAGGGACCATATGATGGACATCGCCTTTATCAACTATGCAAGCAGTACCCTTGCGATGTATTATGGAAATGGCAATGGCACATTTAAAATGCCTCCCGCCAGATACCAGACGAAAAGAGGTCCTTTTTCCATGGTTAAAGGGGATTTTAATCATGACGGAACAACCGACTTGGCCATCGCCAACCACGGCGACAGCTCGGTGACTATTTTTCTTGGAAAACCCCCCAGATAAAGTTCTATTCTTTAAACCTGCTCAAAACAGTTCGCCAGCCATCGCCTTCTCGAACCCTTCTTAATTAAATCTTCATTCTTTTTGAACTATTATTCATACCTGTTATCTATTTGGGTCTGTTTTTCCCGTAAATCCCGGTCAAAACGATGAAAATCAGGACAATGACCCAGGCGCGAAGCGCGATTTCGCCAAGTTCAGGTCTGAAAAAGGCGTCCACCACCGTACCCTGATTAAAGAGAACGGATTCGACAAAGGATGCCCCGGTCCAGTAGATCAACGCAAATACGATGAATGCGGAAGTCATTTTCATTTTATTTTTTGGAGGGAAAAAGCTCTGGCATCTCGAGTCAATTTCGGAAAGGATTCAAGGGAGATGTTTCAGGAATGCGGCCATCATCAGAATTAATATGCCGAGAATAAAGGTCGGCTGTTTAAATGGAATGTCCGACAGACCCTGTTTCTTATCTCTTCCCAGGATTATTTTGAGCGCCAACAGATAGTGAGTCAAAATAATGCTGAAAAATAAAATTTTAAATGTCAGGGCGACGAAATAGGGTATCGAAAACTCCCCTCGGACCATATGGGCAAAATGAATATTGATCCCTCCGGTCAGGAGGATCAGCGCAATAAACAGTCCCGAGACTTTCTGGAACCGGTCGTGAAGCTCTTCAAGAAAGTATCTGAATTTTTCATCGCCCACATATTTTTTTGCTACGGGAGAAAGAAATAGGGATAAGAAAATGAGTCCCCCGATGTAACTGAATCCGGCCAGAAGGTGTATCCAGAAATTTAGAACTTTAACGACATTCATGTCCGTTTACTCCAACCCTTTAAATTGTCCTGCGTCGAATACCGGTTTTGTATTGCCGAAAGTGTTCTGACGAAGTTCTTCCATATCTTCAAGCGTAACCAGGTTTCTCCCTTTACCCCTGACAAAGATTTCCACTCTTCCTTTAATCATTTTTTGGAGAAAGAATGGGAGTCTATTTAACCGGGCATGGGATCGCTCGTCCCAAATCATGTTGAGATCACCGGTCGTTGTCTGGGGCAGGATTCGAACGCCCCCTTTAGGCGTATAGAGGCACCAGAGATCCTCATCCAGGTAATCTCCGTGCGAGGCAAAGGGACGGGCACGGCATCCTCCGCAAAGCTCGCTGTATTCACATTCGCCGCATTTTCCTTTTAATGCCGGAGCGCGGAGATCTTCGAAGAGCGAAGAGTTTTCCCAGATCTGATCGAAACCCTTTTCTCTCAAATTGCCGACGGAAACTGGCATAAAAGGGCAGGGAGTCACATCTCCTTCCGGTGTGATTCTGCAATAATGGGTGCCGGCAAGACAACCGCCCCCTTCATATCCCTGCGCTTTGGTTACCGGAGACTCCGGATTCTTCTCATAAGCGATTCGCTTGAAGTGAGGCGCACACCTGGACCGAACCAGCATCCCGGAATATTTCTTTTGAATATCCA
This region of Nitrospirota bacterium genomic DNA includes:
- a CDS encoding radical SAM protein; translated protein: PFLIAWNLTKRCNLRCDHCYLSAGERDAGAIDELNTEECYRAIDDMVRVNPASILVLTGGEPLLRRDLPLIARYAAQKGMMVVVGTNGTLLTDEKVRELKANGVMGVSISVDSLDAGHHNSFRKLPGALEGALRGIEACNRNGLQFQVHTTASSMNYQEIPKIMDYAYEKGAKVYNLFFLVCTGRGEEMSDITPSQYETVLEYLVDIQKKYSGMLVRSRCAPHFKRIAYEKNPESPVTKAQGYEGGGCLAGTHYCRITPEGDVTPCPFMPVSVGNLREKGFDQIWENSSLFEDLRAPALKGKCGECEYSELCGGCRARPFASHGDYLDEDLWCLYTPKGGVRILPQTTTGDLNMIWDERSHARLNRLPFFLQKMIKGRVEIFVRGKGRNLVTLEDMEELRQNTFGNTKPVFDAGQFKGLE
- a CDS encoding VCBS repeat-containing protein, with amino-acid sequence MGFQYLPLFLLLVFSGCSSQRTIEPSPYQNNFSPDATYHVGLNPNFLLTADLNRDGLPDLITSNTNSNNISVLLGKQDGSFKEHVMFPVGKRPRGIAIGDFNGDKIPDIAVSNNETDDLTILIGKGDGTFIEGEPIKLDQRSPLFVSAGDFNQDGRVDLLILSRFDHLILYLGNGDGTFKFYKTFNADDTPTALVMGDFNRDQKTDLAVTNNGPMKSGLEIFLGDGQGNFTPGFKYEAKNYRPLALTVTDLNNDGIPDLMTVDAIHHNVTLFIGNGDGTFKAMEPMSGDSEPISILTDDFNRDHMMDIAFINYASSTLAMYYGNGNGTFKMPPARYQTKRGPFSMVKGDFNHDGTTDLAIANHGDSSVTIFLGKPPR